From a single Nostoc edaphicum CCNP1411 genomic region:
- the scyC gene encoding scytonemin biosynthesis cyclase/decarboxylase ScyC (ScyC, an enzyme in the biosynthesis pathway for the cyanobacterial natural sunscreen scytonemin, performs a cyclization and decarboxylation on the compound ScyA produces.): MEKNTFATSAYIATSPESAFDYLCSLKNLDEWTLYSRMQEQIDEDTWLGTASGYHKNLYYHVKKLENPLFYGIEWHCGLEYQKYFQVYPVLLFPTDYIEPGTDEKGVYFHWLSFVDPKRQTQMIMQGIHTVHTSECRSLKGNLERKAGLTSAAKGSHFIDTDTIYVDAPIEIGIEYLKDLQNVDEWAHLLRPNGDINSESGEFKDEYDQKVKVSVRVHSLSKYYLLEQEYFYPEYDYYQRSVALLIPTAYAFADPEASGFILHRITFWKTDGTVTHGKLQIEDYGAESMNIKRLLEAKAGNLKSFDRGMSYLPKTQESLVTN, encoded by the coding sequence GTGGAAAAAAATACTTTTGCAACATCAGCTTACATTGCTACTTCACCAGAGAGCGCCTTTGACTACCTTTGTAGTTTAAAGAACTTAGACGAATGGACACTTTATAGCCGGATGCAAGAGCAAATTGATGAAGATACCTGGCTCGGAACTGCATCTGGTTATCACAAAAATCTTTACTATCATGTTAAGAAACTAGAAAACCCACTGTTTTATGGTATTGAGTGGCACTGCGGATTAGAGTATCAAAAATATTTTCAGGTTTACCCTGTTTTGCTGTTTCCCACCGACTACATCGAGCCGGGGACAGATGAAAAAGGTGTGTACTTTCATTGGTTAAGCTTTGTCGATCCCAAACGACAGACTCAGATGATTATGCAGGGAATTCACACAGTACACACTTCCGAATGCCGTTCTCTCAAAGGTAATTTGGAACGCAAGGCGGGTCTGACCTCAGCAGCCAAAGGAAGCCACTTTATCGATACAGATACCATTTATGTTGATGCCCCAATTGAAATCGGCATTGAATACTTAAAAGACTTACAAAACGTAGATGAATGGGCGCATTTGCTGCGGCCGAATGGTGATATTAATTCTGAATCAGGTGAATTCAAAGATGAATATGACCAGAAGGTAAAAGTTTCTGTGCGAGTTCATAGTCTGAGTAAATACTACTTGCTTGAACAAGAATATTTTTATCCAGAGTACGACTATTATCAGCGTTCTGTAGCGTTACTTATCCCAACTGCCTACGCTTTCGCTGACCCCGAAGCTTCTGGTTTTATCCTGCATCGCATCACATTTTGGAAAACAGATGGAACTGTTACCCACGGCAAACTTCAAATTGAAGACTATGGCGCTGAGAGCATGAACATCAAACGTTTACTCGAAGCCAAAGCCGGCAACCTCAAATCATTTGATCGGGGAATGAGCTACCTCCCAAAAACTCAAGAATCCCTAGTTACTAACTAA
- the scyB gene encoding tryptophan dehydrogenase ScyB produces the protein MLLFETVREMGHEQVLFCHGKNPEIKAIIAIHDTSLGPAMGATRLMPYINEEAALKDALRLSRGMTYKAACANIPAGGAKAVIIANPENKTDDLLRAYGRFVDSLNGRFITGQDVNITPDNVRTISQETKHVVGVSEKSGGPAPITSLGVFLGIKAAVESRWQSKRLDGMKVAVQGLGNVGKNLCRHLHEHDVKLFVSDVDPAKTEEAKRLFGATVVEPTEIYSLDVDIFAPCALGGILNSHTIPFLQASIIAGAANNQLENEQLHSQMLTKKGILYSPDYVINAGGLINVYNEMIGYDEEKAFKQVHNIYDTLLAIFEIAKAQGVTTNDAAKRLAEDRINNSKRNKTKAIAA, from the coding sequence ATGCTGCTATTTGAAACTGTTAGAGAAATGGGTCATGAACAAGTTCTATTTTGTCATGGTAAAAACCCCGAAATTAAGGCAATTATTGCCATCCATGATACGAGCTTAGGCCCAGCAATGGGAGCTACAAGACTCATGCCTTATATCAACGAAGAAGCTGCTTTAAAAGATGCGCTTCGTCTGAGTCGGGGTATGACTTATAAAGCTGCCTGTGCAAATATTCCCGCTGGTGGAGCAAAGGCAGTCATTATCGCTAATCCTGAAAATAAAACAGATGATCTGTTGAGAGCTTATGGACGTTTTGTTGATAGCCTGAATGGACGTTTTATCACCGGACAAGATGTCAATATTACTCCTGACAATGTGCGGACAATTAGTCAAGAAACGAAACATGTTGTTGGGGTATCAGAAAAATCTGGTGGGCCTGCTCCCATAACATCATTAGGAGTTTTTCTCGGAATTAAAGCCGCTGTTGAATCTCGTTGGCAGAGCAAAAGACTTGATGGGATGAAAGTTGCAGTTCAAGGATTAGGAAATGTCGGTAAAAATCTTTGTCGGCACTTACATGAGCATGATGTCAAGCTTTTTGTTAGCGATGTAGATCCAGCAAAAACGGAAGAAGCAAAACGGCTTTTTGGTGCAACTGTTGTAGAACCAACTGAAATTTACTCTCTTGATGTAGATATCTTTGCTCCTTGCGCTTTAGGAGGAATTCTTAATAGTCATACAATTCCTTTTTTACAAGCTTCGATTATTGCTGGTGCCGCTAATAATCAATTGGAGAATGAGCAACTACATAGTCAAATGCTTACCAAAAAAGGAATTCTCTACAGCCCTGATTATGTAATTAATGCCGGAGGGCTAATTAATGTTTACAACGAAATGATTGGTTATGACGAAGAAAAAGCTTTTAAGCAAGTGCATAACATTTATGACACGCTATTAGCAATTTTTGAGATTGCTAAAGCGCAGGGAGTTACTACCAACGATGCTGCAAAACGTTTAGCAGAAGACCGGATCAACAATAGTAAGCGGAACAAAACTAAAGCGATCGCAGCTTAA
- the scyA gene encoding scytonemin biosynthesis protein ScyA (ScyA, a thiamin diphosphate-dependent enzyme, performs an acyloin condensation during scytonemin biosythesis. It joins a molecule of indole-3-pyruvate to one of para-hydroxyphenylpyruvic acid.) produces MSQNYTGSNSPLITTEPYKEFPANRYVESVSDSLQFDESEKNGEIQPFLNDETPPTLSVADAIAQMLVNLGVGYAFGVAGGAMASLWGALSNSNIEVLNFRHEAGAAFAATEAYFANNRPTVVFTTAGPGITNALTGLFAARGEGAKVILLSACTSAPQRGRWAIQETSTYTLPSGGIFTPGALFNYAITIESAAQLPQIFRKLALALAQPGGFVAHLSIPTAVQTSLVEDIALPQLDVTPFPMTASKEAIAKSVKLLSSGPFAIWVGFGARDAAAEILQLAEKTGAAVISSPRGKGIFPEDHPQFVGVTGLGGHASVLTYMEEQPPLRTLVLGTRLGEPTSFWSSALVPKGGFVHVDIDPEVPGVAYPHVETFAVRSDIKAFVEELLQQLPDAPHSTTLSLPRPEHKAIEPASDVDYPVRPEVLMAAIQKIIVEGSDAIVMAECGNSFTWSTHLLQFAQANRYRVSTGVGAMGHAVTGVLGAALANNSKAVGIVGDGAMLMNNEISTAVKYKIPAIWIVLNDARYNMCHQGMKILGLKGADATLPPTNFAMIARGMGAEAIVVVRESDIEAALEQAIASTVPFLIDVVIDADRPAPSGGRNKSLAAQGVKSSSAKSAAKQVSFPMV; encoded by the coding sequence ATGAGTCAAAACTATACTGGTTCAAACTCTCCTCTCATCACCACTGAGCCATACAAGGAATTTCCAGCAAACAGATATGTAGAATCTGTGTCTGACTCCCTTCAGTTTGATGAATCGGAAAAAAATGGGGAAATTCAGCCTTTTTTAAATGACGAAACACCCCCAACGCTCTCAGTTGCCGATGCGATCGCTCAAATGTTGGTAAATTTGGGAGTAGGCTACGCTTTTGGTGTCGCCGGTGGCGCAATGGCCAGCCTTTGGGGGGCGCTATCCAATAGCAATATAGAAGTGTTGAACTTCCGCCATGAAGCCGGAGCAGCATTTGCAGCCACCGAAGCATACTTTGCCAATAATCGCCCCACCGTAGTTTTTACCACAGCTGGGCCGGGGATCACTAACGCACTGACCGGATTATTTGCGGCTCGTGGTGAAGGTGCAAAGGTGATTTTGTTGTCAGCTTGCACCTCAGCGCCACAGCGTGGACGTTGGGCTATTCAAGAAACCAGCACTTATACATTGCCCAGTGGGGGAATTTTTACCCCAGGAGCGCTATTCAACTATGCAATCACTATTGAATCTGCGGCTCAATTACCGCAGATTTTTCGTAAATTGGCTTTAGCTTTGGCACAACCAGGCGGATTTGTCGCCCATTTGAGTATTCCTACAGCTGTGCAGACAAGTTTAGTTGAAGATATAGCCTTACCCCAACTAGATGTTACCCCGTTTCCGATGACTGCTTCAAAAGAAGCGATCGCTAAATCGGTAAAGTTATTATCATCCGGCCCCTTTGCCATCTGGGTTGGTTTCGGTGCGCGTGATGCAGCAGCCGAAATCCTTCAACTCGCTGAAAAAACTGGAGCAGCCGTTATCTCTTCACCCCGTGGTAAAGGTATATTCCCTGAAGATCATCCGCAGTTTGTGGGTGTCACAGGTTTAGGCGGTCATGCTTCCGTCTTAACTTATATGGAAGAACAACCTCCACTACGCACACTCGTATTAGGAACCCGTCTTGGTGAACCGACTTCATTCTGGAGTTCGGCGCTAGTTCCCAAAGGAGGTTTTGTCCATGTCGATATTGATCCAGAAGTGCCAGGTGTTGCGTATCCACACGTTGAAACTTTCGCGGTTCGGTCTGATATCAAAGCTTTTGTGGAAGAGTTATTGCAGCAATTACCAGATGCTCCTCATTCCACAACTTTGTCGTTACCTCGTCCAGAACACAAAGCAATTGAACCGGCATCAGACGTAGATTATCCAGTGCGGCCAGAAGTATTGATGGCAGCAATTCAAAAGATCATTGTTGAAGGTAGCGATGCGATAGTCATGGCGGAGTGTGGTAACTCCTTTACTTGGTCAACTCATCTACTCCAATTTGCCCAAGCCAATCGTTATCGAGTCAGTACCGGAGTCGGTGCAATGGGTCACGCCGTCACCGGAGTGTTGGGTGCAGCGCTGGCAAACAATAGCAAGGCTGTAGGGATTGTTGGCGATGGAGCAATGTTGATGAATAACGAAATCAGCACAGCCGTGAAATACAAAATTCCCGCCATCTGGATTGTACTCAACGATGCGCGTTACAACATGTGCCATCAAGGGATGAAAATCTTGGGATTAAAGGGCGCAGATGCAACACTTCCACCGACAAACTTTGCCATGATTGCTCGTGGGATGGGAGCAGAAGCGATCGTAGTCGTCAGAGAGTCGGATATTGAAGCGGCATTAGAACAAGCGATCGCATCAACCGTTCCCTTTCTCATTGATGTAGTGATTGACGCCGATCGACCAGCACCTTCTGGTGGACGTAATAAGAGTTTAGCGGCACAAGGAGTTAAATCAAGTTCTGCGAAAAGTGCAGCCAAGCAAGTTTCATTTCCAATGGTTTGA
- a CDS encoding scytonemin biosynthesis sensor histidine kinase yields MNSGEYTLARSNNQLALQPEVEMKFAHFLINHSVDAAFCLGANAQFLYVNDATCLMTGYSREELLSMKLHDIDVDFSLHNWSDICSQGSLTFKSRYRTKGGRIFLVEISMSYVKQQDMEFGCAFAREKNDEIVELSVQKWTDELRDAKDNLQQEFSQLKAKEVELEASLSLLRSTLESTAIGIVAVNFEGDILSLNQKFVDMWQIPESLILSKKCPQCKTFFENQLKDPQAFSRLIWEVSSQSDFESYDILELKDGRVFAHYSKPQLLEGKIIGRVWSIWDITESKQTEEALRLNATRFRTLAETTDTSTFLIQGTRLCYINPAVEQLTGYTKEELLTGFDLRRLIKSKKRRQISKQGEAANFEYQEMNILTKNGTERWLACAVAKLDGGLDFGGNPVELIAGIDITDYKYAELGLNQALEQAKQLSELRARFLSMVCHQFRTPLNIVSFSNSLLKEEVDKRTQKKIQPLLDHIQKATEQLSLMLDDILFFSKAEAAKLNFEPQPVELVQFCDDLVAQMQMTVNQNPIIFISPDNSLTANIDKKLLEPILKNLLDNAIKYSSSKMAIELKFYCQNEKLVFQVKDMGIGISAIDQQRIFEPFYRGSNIDHIPGTGLGLSILKTLVDLHHGQVSVESKVGVGTTFTVMLPLMKLATGYEL; encoded by the coding sequence ATGAATTCTGGCGAATATACACTAGCTAGATCAAACAATCAATTGGCACTACAACCTGAAGTAGAAATGAAGTTTGCTCACTTCCTGATAAATCACTCTGTAGATGCTGCTTTCTGTTTAGGAGCAAACGCGCAGTTTCTTTACGTCAACGATGCCACTTGTCTAATGACAGGGTATTCCCGTGAAGAATTACTTTCCATGAAGCTGCATGATATAGACGTAGACTTTTCTCTGCACAATTGGTCAGATATTTGCTCACAGGGTTCTCTTACCTTTAAATCTCGCTATCGGACAAAAGGAGGCCGGATATTTTTAGTAGAAATATCCATGAGCTATGTAAAACAACAAGATATGGAATTTGGTTGTGCTTTTGCTCGTGAGAAAAATGACGAAATAGTAGAACTGAGCGTACAAAAGTGGACTGATGAATTAAGAGATGCCAAAGATAATTTACAACAAGAATTTTCTCAACTCAAAGCAAAAGAAGTAGAACTAGAAGCATCTCTTTCGTTACTTCGTTCTACTCTCGAATCTACTGCCATTGGTATTGTTGCAGTTAACTTTGAGGGAGATATTCTGAGCTTAAATCAGAAATTTGTAGATATGTGGCAGATTCCAGAATCTCTAATACTATCTAAAAAATGTCCTCAATGCAAAACCTTTTTTGAGAACCAACTTAAAGATCCACAAGCCTTTAGTCGGCTGATTTGGGAAGTGTCTAGCCAATCTGATTTCGAGAGCTATGACATTCTAGAGTTGAAAGATGGGAGAGTTTTTGCACATTACTCTAAACCTCAGTTGCTTGAAGGCAAAATTATTGGAAGAGTGTGGAGTATTTGGGATATTACTGAATCGAAACAGACAGAAGAAGCATTACGATTAAACGCAACTAGATTTAGGACTTTAGCAGAGACAACAGATACTAGCACTTTTCTGATTCAAGGCACACGACTTTGCTATATAAATCCGGCAGTAGAGCAACTTACTGGCTATACAAAAGAGGAACTGCTAACAGGTTTTGACCTTCGCCGACTAATTAAGAGCAAAAAACGTAGGCAGATAAGTAAGCAGGGTGAAGCAGCTAACTTTGAATACCAGGAGATGAATATTCTGACAAAAAACGGTACGGAGCGCTGGCTAGCCTGTGCCGTTGCCAAGCTTGATGGAGGGCTGGATTTTGGGGGAAACCCAGTTGAATTAATTGCAGGTATCGATATTACCGATTACAAATATGCAGAATTAGGTCTTAACCAAGCTTTAGAGCAGGCCAAACAACTTAGCGAACTGAGAGCGCGTTTTCTTTCTATGGTTTGCCATCAATTTCGAACTCCGCTGAATATTGTTTCATTTTCTAATAGTTTACTAAAGGAAGAAGTAGACAAACGTACACAGAAGAAAATCCAGCCACTACTCGATCATATTCAAAAAGCCACTGAACAACTGAGCTTGATGTTGGATGATATTTTGTTCTTCTCTAAAGCAGAAGCAGCAAAATTAAACTTTGAACCACAACCTGTTGAGTTAGTTCAGTTTTGTGATGATTTGGTTGCACAAATGCAGATGACTGTTAACCAAAATCCAATCATTTTCATAAGTCCAGATAACTCTTTAACAGCCAATATAGATAAAAAGTTGTTAGAACCTATTTTGAAGAATTTACTCGATAATGCAATCAAGTATTCTTCCTCGAAAATGGCAATTGAATTGAAATTTTATTGTCAAAACGAAAAATTAGTTTTTCAGGTAAAGGATATGGGTATCGGTATTTCAGCAATAGATCAACAACGAATATTTGAACCATTTTACCGTGGTAGTAATATTGATCATATACCTGGTACTGGACTAGGACTATCGATTCTTAAAACTCTTGTAGATTTACATCACGGTCAAGTCTCTGTGGAAAGTAAAGTTGGTGTTGGGACTACGTTTACGGTGATGCTGCCATTAATGAAATTAGCAACTGGTTACGAGTTATGA
- a CDS encoding response regulator: MMYESSKKILVIEDDTVTRDLYLKGLEAKGFDMIGAQNGRAGIQQAQKSTPDLVICDITMPDMDGYSVLTTLRQDPVTAIIPFIFLTGSSTRSDIRKAMELGADDYLTKPSTLEELLRAIAIRLQKQANLQYWCAMKFEKAPKSVFTDDTTAIAGGVVVASDQEAPDREANIPSKSIFPSIPQLKEVFDFIEAHYHQGITLCDVALAVGYSPAYLTNRVARQTGETVNCWIVKRRMAGARFLLQNNNQTVEKIAKTLGYQDVSHFSRQFRQHHGLPPQAWRKQHQLVLQEQVKLW, encoded by the coding sequence ATGATGTACGAATCATCAAAGAAAATTCTCGTCATTGAAGATGATACCGTTACCCGCGATCTTTATTTAAAAGGTCTTGAGGCTAAGGGTTTTGATATGATAGGTGCTCAAAACGGTCGTGCAGGTATCCAACAAGCACAAAAGAGTACACCCGACTTAGTGATTTGCGATATCACGATGCCCGATATGGATGGTTATAGCGTTTTAACTACGCTACGCCAAGATCCTGTTACAGCAATTATTCCTTTCATTTTTCTAACTGGTAGTAGCACCAGATCAGATATTCGTAAAGCTATGGAATTGGGAGCAGATGACTATCTTACCAAGCCCTCGACACTAGAAGAACTGCTCAGAGCGATCGCTATTCGCTTGCAAAAGCAAGCTAATCTCCAATACTGGTGCGCTATGAAGTTCGAGAAAGCACCAAAATCAGTATTTACAGATGATACTACAGCGATCGCTGGAGGTGTTGTCGTAGCCTCTGATCAAGAAGCCCCTGATAGAGAAGCCAACATTCCTTCTAAGTCAATCTTTCCCTCCATTCCCCAATTAAAAGAGGTTTTCGACTTTATCGAAGCCCATTATCATCAAGGAATTACTTTGTGTGATGTCGCTCTTGCTGTTGGTTATTCACCTGCTTACTTAACCAACCGAGTCGCACGGCAGACAGGAGAGACTGTAAATTGCTGGATTGTCAAACGCCGCATGGCGGGAGCGCGTTTTTTACTCCAAAATAATAATCAGACAGTTGAGAAGATAGCGAAAACATTGGGCTATCAGGATGTGTCTCATTTCTCCCGTCAATTTCGCCAACATCACGGTTTACCTCCCCAAGCTTGGCGCAAACAGCATCAGCTTGTATTGCAAGAACAGGTGAAACTCTGGTGA
- a CDS encoding AAA family ATPase yields MDFDYFRSNEGTPTNNTRQSLLASGWRPFNRELDWGFLWHLLYSDSRELTQKSLNLASNVADTLGRNNYAWWANLLNVVSDNTRYEVEKFWNYITPDPQSPDHRYKDVLSTETPIVQFVSRSSIPIDYVLNRLQEITVLRVLGVLGNPDIITQYYSERDFYFPIDRFVSWERLDVINTVYAYWSKHDVWLQIDPYDRGRRQYSLMAKNLAPLINKATYDLAVMLSGYQSRVGKVHSQFSIRTFPADIQNFTDSVQQAILNQNQLAVVVHGKPGTGKTVWTQAVAKEILVPLGYVIFILDHDAIANFVPPTYIERICIVINEADNLAQNRASEVAQYNNKTEHILSLLDGTLYQSVIDDSGIQMQQRLVVLMTCNTTERLDPAMLRKGRVDLIYEFTQLFV; encoded by the coding sequence ATGGATTTTGACTATTTTAGAAGCAATGAAGGCACTCCTACAAATAATACCCGGCAAAGCTTGCTTGCTAGCGGTTGGCGACCATTTAACCGAGAATTAGACTGGGGGTTTTTGTGGCATCTATTGTACAGTGACTCCCGCGAGTTAACTCAAAAAAGTTTGAATTTAGCAAGTAATGTTGCTGATACTTTGGGAAGAAATAATTATGCTTGGTGGGCTAACTTATTAAATGTCGTATCTGATAATACCCGCTACGAAGTTGAAAAGTTTTGGAATTACATCACGCCAGATCCTCAATCACCAGATCATCGCTACAAAGATGTTTTGAGTACAGAAACGCCTATCGTCCAATTTGTGAGTCGTAGTAGCATTCCCATTGATTATGTTCTTAACCGACTGCAAGAAATTACTGTACTGCGAGTTTTAGGTGTGTTGGGTAATCCTGACATTATTACGCAGTATTACTCAGAAAGAGATTTTTATTTTCCTATAGATAGATTTGTTAGCTGGGAACGCTTAGATGTTATTAATACTGTTTATGCTTACTGGTCGAAGCATGACGTTTGGTTGCAAATTGACCCCTACGATCGCGGGCGACGACAATATAGTTTAATGGCGAAAAATCTTGCGCCACTGATTAACAAAGCAACTTACGACTTAGCCGTTATGCTGAGTGGATATCAAAGTCGTGTAGGTAAAGTTCATAGTCAATTTTCCATTCGGACATTTCCCGCAGATATACAAAACTTTACTGATTCTGTACAGCAAGCGATTCTGAATCAAAACCAGTTAGCGGTTGTTGTACATGGGAAACCAGGTACTGGTAAAACAGTTTGGACACAGGCAGTTGCAAAAGAAATTCTTGTACCTTTGGGATATGTAATTTTTATTTTAGATCATGATGCGATCGCTAACTTTGTCCCACCGACTTACATAGAGCGTATTTGTATCGTTATTAACGAAGCTGATAATCTAGCACAAAATCGTGCTTCTGAGGTGGCGCAATACAATAACAAAACCGAACACATTCTGAGTTTGCTCGATGGCACTTTGTATCAGAGTGTAATTGATGACTCTGGTATTCAGATGCAGCAACGGTTAGTTGTCTTGATGACTTGCAATACTACAGAAAGATTAGATCCAGCCATGTTACGCAAGGGCAGGGTGGATTTAATATATGAGTTTACGCAACTATTTGTATGA
- the argJ gene encoding bifunctional glutamate N-acetyltransferase/amino-acid acetyltransferase ArgJ has product MPLTISSTPQGFSAFITNLGIRDATDDFVFIKSSVPCVADGVFTQSLFAGPSVTISRDHLKDSQAQGIVVISKNANVANGSVGIADAQEVLQLVATETGIAAHNIVIASTGVIGRRYPIEKIRTGLLGLGKKLTAADFHAAARGIMTTDTVAKIATRQIGNAKLVGIAKGVGMIEPNMATLLTFFFTDATISANSLRSIFRSTIDKTFNCLSVDTDTSTSDSAVILANGIAGEVSEVDFASALQEVAQELVLKIARDAEGATKIIEVTVDSAINYAQAKKVAKAIVNSPLVKTAVYGADPNWGRVAMAIGKCESEQQINPDRVVISFDNVKVYPNSLTNENLEQLRQIMSKDQVNIHVSLNIGESSATVWGCDLSEGYIEINGKYST; this is encoded by the coding sequence ATGCCATTAACTATATCTTCCACACCTCAAGGTTTTAGTGCATTTATTACTAACTTGGGAATACGAGATGCGACTGATGATTTTGTATTTATTAAATCATCAGTTCCTTGTGTTGCTGATGGAGTCTTTACTCAAAGTCTTTTTGCTGGGCCAAGTGTTACTATTAGTCGCGATCACTTAAAAGATTCACAAGCACAAGGAATAGTCGTTATATCTAAAAATGCAAATGTAGCTAATGGTTCTGTTGGCATCGCTGATGCCCAAGAGGTTCTACAATTAGTTGCAACTGAAACTGGAATTGCTGCACATAATATTGTGATAGCTTCGACAGGTGTAATTGGCAGACGTTACCCGATTGAAAAAATCCGGACAGGTTTATTAGGATTAGGGAAAAAATTGACTGCTGCTGATTTTCATGCCGCAGCCCGTGGTATCATGACCACCGATACAGTAGCAAAAATAGCTACACGGCAAATAGGAAATGCCAAGCTGGTAGGAATTGCCAAAGGTGTTGGCATGATTGAGCCTAATATGGCTACTCTCTTAACTTTCTTTTTTACTGACGCTACAATTTCTGCAAATAGCCTTCGTTCTATTTTTCGCTCTACTATAGATAAAACTTTTAACTGTCTGAGTGTAGACACTGATACTTCTACTAGTGACTCCGCCGTGATTCTAGCTAATGGAATAGCCGGTGAAGTTTCAGAAGTAGATTTTGCCAGTGCATTGCAAGAAGTCGCACAAGAATTGGTGTTGAAAATTGCACGAGATGCAGAAGGTGCTACCAAGATTATTGAGGTGACTGTAGATTCAGCGATTAACTATGCACAAGCTAAAAAAGTAGCAAAAGCAATTGTGAATTCACCATTAGTAAAAACCGCCGTCTATGGAGCAGATCCGAATTGGGGAAGAGTCGCTATGGCTATAGGCAAATGTGAAAGTGAACAGCAGATAAATCCAGACAGAGTTGTTATTAGTTTTGATAATGTGAAGGTTTATCCTAATAGTTTAACTAATGAAAATCTGGAACAGTTGCGGCAAATTATGTCAAAAGATCAAGTAAATATTCATGTTAGCCTTAATATTGGTGAATCCTCTGCAACTGTATGGGGTTGTGATCTTTCAGAGGGTTATATAGAAATTAATGGTAAATACTCAACTTGA
- a CDS encoding HhoA/HhoB/HtrA family serine endopeptidase, with protein MQNQSRDGEHPSNSILSNTVDTKYQNRAPWKKAAASLSLVLLGSGMTLAGGYMAGNSRQMSESASNLAVSRVNAAPPLPAATDPNFVTQVVQKVGPAVVRINSSRTVRSRIPDEFNDPFFRRFFGSQLPQSGERVQRGTGSGFLISSDGRILTNAHVIDGADTVTVTLKDGRTLEGKVLGKDELTDVAVVKIQAENLPSVALGNSDQLQPGEWAIAIGNPLGLDNTVTTGIISATGRSSNLIGAADKRVEYIQTDAAINPGNSGGPLLNSRGEVIAMNTAIIQGAQGLGFAIPINTVQRISSQLIATGKVEHPYLGIQMMGLTPQLKQNINSDPNSGLNVSEDKGVLVVKVVPNSPAAKAGIRAGDVIQKLGGQAVTDASSVQKAVENSQVGGDLRMELRRNGQNINVAVQPGAFPTAVQ; from the coding sequence ATGCAAAACCAATCTCGTGATGGAGAACACCCATCAAATAGCATTTTATCAAACACTGTTGACACCAAATACCAAAATCGAGCGCCCTGGAAAAAGGCTGCTGCCTCTCTATCGCTGGTGCTGCTGGGATCAGGTATGACATTAGCAGGTGGCTATATGGCTGGAAATTCTCGGCAGATGTCTGAGAGTGCATCTAACTTAGCAGTTAGTCGAGTCAATGCCGCTCCTCCATTACCAGCCGCCACAGATCCTAATTTTGTGACACAGGTGGTGCAGAAGGTCGGGCCAGCAGTAGTGCGGATTAACTCTTCCCGAACTGTAAGAAGCCGGATACCAGATGAATTCAACGATCCATTTTTTCGCCGCTTTTTTGGTTCCCAACTGCCACAATCAGGAGAAAGGGTACAACGGGGTACTGGTTCAGGTTTTCTCATCAGTTCCGATGGTCGGATTCTCACTAACGCCCATGTCATAGATGGTGCTGATACGGTGACAGTGACACTCAAAGACGGGCGCACCTTGGAAGGTAAGGTGTTAGGAAAAGATGAATTAACCGATGTCGCTGTTGTCAAGATTCAGGCAGAGAATCTACCTTCAGTAGCTTTAGGGAACTCAGATCAACTGCAACCAGGAGAATGGGCGATCGCGATCGGCAACCCCCTTGGACTAGATAATACAGTAACTACCGGAATCATCAGTGCTACTGGACGCAGTAGTAATCTAATCGGTGCTGCCGATAAGCGAGTAGAGTATATTCAAACTGATGCAGCGATTAATCCTGGTAACTCCGGGGGCCCCCTGCTAAATTCTCGTGGCGAGGTAATTGCCATGAATACAGCTATAATCCAAGGGGCACAAGGATTAGGCTTTGCTATTCCCATCAACACAGTACAACGTATTTCCAGCCAACTTATAGCTACAGGCAAAGTAGAACATCCTTATCTGGGAATTCAAATGATGGGGTTAACGCCTCAACTAAAACAAAATATCAACTCAGATCCCAACAGCGGTTTGAATGTGAGTGAAGACAAAGGTGTATTAGTTGTGAAAGTTGTGCCAAATTCCCCAGCCGCTAAAGCAGGAATACGTGCTGGTGATGTAATCCAAAAGCTTGGCGGACAAGCAGTCACAGATGCCAGCAGTGTCCAAAAAGCAGTAGAAAATAGCCAAGTCGGGGGCGATTTACGTATGGAATTACGTCGCAATGGGCAGAATATTAATGTAGCTGTGCAACCTGGTGCTTTTCCCACCGCAGTGCAATAA